The proteins below come from a single Antennarius striatus isolate MH-2024 chromosome 18, ASM4005453v1, whole genome shotgun sequence genomic window:
- the LOC137612292 gene encoding tetratricopeptide repeat protein 39C-like isoform X2 produces the protein MADPIESAPGCVEDKTERMNDAELALEGINMLLNNGFKESDELFRAYRNHSPLMSFGASFVSFLNAMMTFEEEKMQMAFEDLKATEKLCESENASVIETIKNKIKRNMESQRTGVAVVDRLQRQIIIADCQVYIAVLSFIKQELSSYIKGGWILRKAWKMYNKCYSDITHMQEGSRSASEQQETPPISLSHPSDLSHHSRSSSRRLSPSKRLHDISPEALDRLKGSVSFGYGLFHLCISMVPPHLLKIVNLLGFPGDRLQGLSALAYASESKDMKAPLATLALLWYHTVVQPFFALNGTDTQAGLVEAKSILQKREATYPNSSLFMFFKGRVQRLECQISSALMSFRVALDLASDQREIQHVCLYEIGWCSMIELNYTEAYRAFERLKAESRWSQCYYAYLNGVCQGAADDLEGAISVFKDVQRLFKRKNNQIELFSMKRAEKLKSTSLSKELCILSVIEILYLWKALVNSSNTTLQIMIHVLQGINDASCVGLKNLLLGAINRCLKNTKDAIQYFQLAVRDEVGRLSNSYVQPYACYELGCVLLNNPESVGKGRVLMLQAKEDYAGYDFENRLHVRIHSALASMNAEHEP, from the exons ATGGCGGACCCGATAGAATCAGCACCGGGATGCGTGGAAGATAAGACGGAGCGTATGAACGACGCAGAGCTGGCACTGGAAGGAATCAATATGCTGCTCAACAACGGATTCAAGGAGAGCGACGAGCTCTTCAGGGCATACAG gaaccacaGCCCTTTAATGAGTTTCGGTGCCAGTTTTGTGAGTTTTCTG AATGCTATGATGACATTCGAAGAAGAGAAAATGCAAATGGCCTTTGAGGATCTTAAGGCAACGGAGAAGCTGTGTGAGAGTGAAAATGCCAGCGTCAttgaaaccattaaaaacaagatcaaGAGGAAT ATGGAGTCACAGAGGACAGGTGTGGCTGTGGTGGACAGGCTTCAGAGGCAGATCATCATTGCGGACTGCCAGGTTTACATTGCAGTGCTGTCCTTCATCAAACAAGAGCTGTCGT CATACATCAAAGGAGGCTGGATCCTTCGTAAAGCATGGAAGATGTACAACAAGTGTTACAGCGATATAACACACATGCAGGAGGGTAGCAGGAGTGCGTCTGAGCAGCAAGAAACGCCGCCGATATCCCTGTCCCACCCCTCGGACCTGTCCCACCACAGTCGCTCCTCTTCACGTAGGTTGAGCCCATCCAAGAGACTTCACGACATCAGCCCAGAGGCTCTTGATCGACTAAAAGGTTCAGTCAGCTTCGGTTACGGCTTGTTCCATCTGTGCATCTCCATGGTGCCGCCGCACCTTCTGAAGATAGTCAACCTGCTAGGCTTTCCTGGCGACCGCCTTCAAGGCCTGTCAGCGCTCGCATACGCGAGTGAAAGTAAGGACATGAAGGCCCCCTTAGCAAC CTTGGCCCTCTTGTGGTATCACACGGTAGTGCAGCCCTTCTTTGCTCTGAatggcacagacacacaggcagGCCTAGTAGAAGCCAAATCCATTCTTCAAAAAAGGGAGGCCACCTACCCGAACTCTTCCCTCTTCATGTTTTTTAAGGGCAGAGTTCAACGTCTCGAG TGCCAGATCAGCAGTGCCTTGATGTCCTTTCGTGTTGCCTTAGATCTGGCCTCTGACCAGAGGGAGATTCAGCACGTGTGTTTATATGAAATAG GTTGGTGCAGCATGATCGAACTGAACTACACAGAAGCTTACAGAGCCTTTGAGCGCCTGAAGGCCGAGTCTCGCTGGTCTCAGTGCTACTACGCCTATTTAAACGGAG TCTGCCAAGGAGCCGCAGATGACTTGGAGGGAGCTATTTCTGTCTTCAAGGATGTACAAAGGCTTTTTAAACGCAAGAATAACCAGATAGAGTTGTTCTCCATGAAAAGG GCAGAGAAGCTGAAGAGCACCAGTCTGTCCAAAGAGCTCTGCATCCTGTCTGTGATTGAGATTCTGTATCTGTGGAAAGCTCTGGTCAATAGCTCCAATACCACACTGCAGATAATGATACATG tcttgcagggGATAAATGATGCCTCTTGTGTTGGTCTAAAAAACCTGCTTCTTGGTGCCATTAACAGATGTCTTAAAAATACCAAAGATGCTATTCAG TATTTCCAGCTGGCTGTTAGGGATGAGGTGGGCCGTTTGAGCAACTCTTATGTGCAACCGTATGCTTGTTATGAACTGGGTTGCGTGCTGCTGAACAACCCAGAG TCTGTTGGGAAAGGCAGAGTTCTAATGCTCCAGGCTAAG GAGGACTACGCTGGCTACGACTTTGAAAACAGGCTCCACGTTCGCATTCATTCTGCTCTTGCCTCCATGAATGCCGAACATGAGCCGTGA
- the LOC137612292 gene encoding tetratricopeptide repeat protein 39C-like isoform X1 translates to MADPIESAPGCVEDKTERMNDAELALEGINMLLNNGFKESDELFRAYRNHSPLMSFGASFVSFLNAMMTFEEEKMQMAFEDLKATEKLCESENASVIETIKNKIKRNMESQRTGVAVVDRLQRQIIIADCQVYIAVLSFIKQELSSYIKGGWILRKAWKMYNKCYSDITHMQEGSRSASEQQETPPISLSHPSDLSHHSRSSSRRLSPSKRLHDISPEALDRLKGSVSFGYGLFHLCISMVPPHLLKIVNLLGFPGDRLQGLSALAYASESKDMKAPLATLALLWYHTVVQPFFALNGTDTQAGLVEAKSILQKREATYPNSSLFMFFKGRVQRLECQISSALMSFRVALDLASDQREIQHVCLYEIGWCSMIELNYTEAYRAFERLKAESRWSQCYYAYLNGVCQGAADDLEGAISVFKDVQRLFKRKNNQIELFSMKRAEKLKSTSLSKELCILSVIEILYLWKALVNSSNTTLQIMIHVLQGINDASCVGLKNLLLGAINRCLKNTKDAIQYFQLAVRDEVGRLSNSYVQPYACYELGCVLLNNPESVGKGRVLMLQAKSNFLRSYKSHDTNTVTNLPQIKILVVKVNQLWMQTGLVCLTECLHA, encoded by the exons ATGGCGGACCCGATAGAATCAGCACCGGGATGCGTGGAAGATAAGACGGAGCGTATGAACGACGCAGAGCTGGCACTGGAAGGAATCAATATGCTGCTCAACAACGGATTCAAGGAGAGCGACGAGCTCTTCAGGGCATACAG gaaccacaGCCCTTTAATGAGTTTCGGTGCCAGTTTTGTGAGTTTTCTG AATGCTATGATGACATTCGAAGAAGAGAAAATGCAAATGGCCTTTGAGGATCTTAAGGCAACGGAGAAGCTGTGTGAGAGTGAAAATGCCAGCGTCAttgaaaccattaaaaacaagatcaaGAGGAAT ATGGAGTCACAGAGGACAGGTGTGGCTGTGGTGGACAGGCTTCAGAGGCAGATCATCATTGCGGACTGCCAGGTTTACATTGCAGTGCTGTCCTTCATCAAACAAGAGCTGTCGT CATACATCAAAGGAGGCTGGATCCTTCGTAAAGCATGGAAGATGTACAACAAGTGTTACAGCGATATAACACACATGCAGGAGGGTAGCAGGAGTGCGTCTGAGCAGCAAGAAACGCCGCCGATATCCCTGTCCCACCCCTCGGACCTGTCCCACCACAGTCGCTCCTCTTCACGTAGGTTGAGCCCATCCAAGAGACTTCACGACATCAGCCCAGAGGCTCTTGATCGACTAAAAGGTTCAGTCAGCTTCGGTTACGGCTTGTTCCATCTGTGCATCTCCATGGTGCCGCCGCACCTTCTGAAGATAGTCAACCTGCTAGGCTTTCCTGGCGACCGCCTTCAAGGCCTGTCAGCGCTCGCATACGCGAGTGAAAGTAAGGACATGAAGGCCCCCTTAGCAAC CTTGGCCCTCTTGTGGTATCACACGGTAGTGCAGCCCTTCTTTGCTCTGAatggcacagacacacaggcagGCCTAGTAGAAGCCAAATCCATTCTTCAAAAAAGGGAGGCCACCTACCCGAACTCTTCCCTCTTCATGTTTTTTAAGGGCAGAGTTCAACGTCTCGAG TGCCAGATCAGCAGTGCCTTGATGTCCTTTCGTGTTGCCTTAGATCTGGCCTCTGACCAGAGGGAGATTCAGCACGTGTGTTTATATGAAATAG GTTGGTGCAGCATGATCGAACTGAACTACACAGAAGCTTACAGAGCCTTTGAGCGCCTGAAGGCCGAGTCTCGCTGGTCTCAGTGCTACTACGCCTATTTAAACGGAG TCTGCCAAGGAGCCGCAGATGACTTGGAGGGAGCTATTTCTGTCTTCAAGGATGTACAAAGGCTTTTTAAACGCAAGAATAACCAGATAGAGTTGTTCTCCATGAAAAGG GCAGAGAAGCTGAAGAGCACCAGTCTGTCCAAAGAGCTCTGCATCCTGTCTGTGATTGAGATTCTGTATCTGTGGAAAGCTCTGGTCAATAGCTCCAATACCACACTGCAGATAATGATACATG tcttgcagggGATAAATGATGCCTCTTGTGTTGGTCTAAAAAACCTGCTTCTTGGTGCCATTAACAGATGTCTTAAAAATACCAAAGATGCTATTCAG TATTTCCAGCTGGCTGTTAGGGATGAGGTGGGCCGTTTGAGCAACTCTTATGTGCAACCGTATGCTTGTTATGAACTGGGTTGCGTGCTGCTGAACAACCCAGAG TCTGTTGGGAAAGGCAGAGTTCTAATGCTCCAGGCTAAG TCAAACTTTTTGAGGTCTTACAAAAGTCATGATACAAACACTGTCACAAACCTGCCTCAAATCAAGATATTAGTCGTCAAAGTAAATCAGCTGTGGATGCAGACCGGGCTGGTGTGTCTGACAGAATGTCTCCATGCCTAA
- the LOC137612411 gene encoding protein-lysine 6-oxidase-like encodes MAKWSFILLCFLHGLLPFVSGQQQRTTDHWRHRVQWENNGQVYSLMSTGLEYQPPLRSRSNSRFYMSSRRDGIRSQTPRVDERQTFLRPSQPGFRRFRSDDAVEPGSILPGHAVRKLRQFNNRAQETRQQPERPHAAGATGLSGVRHLIPELTNTINASTSGSVSGFPGRRQFTVDSTLLHTRRRGPVSGAQHQALGAEPEVRSESRQPVQTYHSNSAYPTTVEAESGAPSSFPAPIEDVSNDVTGNGESMVNDDPRNLLKNHRNSVFYNTNPTRERSVARTRHPPGTGYGTRYFQNGLPDLVPDPYAIQAGAYIQRIQMYALRCAAEENCLARSAYGPAVRDIDFRVLLRFPQKVKNQGTADFLPVKPRYQWDWHSCHQHYHSMDAFSNYDLLDVITGQKVAEGHKASFCLEDTGCDPGFRRRYACTSHTQGLSPGCNDVYAANIDCQWIDITDVRPGNYILKVTVNPNFHVLESDFTNNIVRCDVTYTGIYIQTHHCRISRG; translated from the exons ATGGCAAAATGGTCATTTATACTTTTATGTTTTCTCCATGGATTACTTCCCTTCGTCTCTGGACAACAGCAGCGCACAACTGACCATTGGCGGCATCGGGTTCAATGGGAGAACAACGGGCAGGTTTATAGTTTAATGAGCACTGGGTTAGAGTACCAACCACCGCTTCGATCCAGAAGCAACTCGAGGTTCTACATGAGCAGCAGGAGAGATGGCATCAGGAGCCAGACTCCGAGAGTGGATGAAAGGCAGACGTTCTTAAGACCCAGCCAACCTGGGTTCAGACGTTTCAGATCTGATGATGCAGTAGAACCCGGTTCTATTCTGCCCGGGCATGCTGTCAGGAAGTTAAGACAATTTAATAATCGTGCGCAAGAGACCAGGCAGCAGCCTGAGCGCCCTCACGCAGCAGGAGCCACAGGTCTCTCAGGTGTACGACACTTAATCCCCGAACTCACCAACACCATCAATGCCTCTACATCAGGGAGTGTGTCAGGTTTCCCAGGTAGAAGACAATTCACTGTGGATTCCACTTTGCTTCACACCAGAAGAAGAGGACCGGTGTCTGGTGCGCAACACCAAGCGTTGGGCGCAGAACCAGAGGTGAGGTCTGAGTCCAGGCAGCCCGTGCAGACGTATCATTCAAATTCAGCGTATCCCACAACTGTGGAAGCGGAATCTGGAGCTCCTTCTTCTTTCCCAGCCCCAATTGAGGATGTTTCTAATGATGTAACCGGTAACGGAGAAAGTATGGTTAACGACGACCCTCGAAACCTGTTAAAAAACCACAGGAATTCTGTTTTCTACAACACCAATCCTACAAGAGAGAGGTCAGTGGCTCGCACGCGTCACCCTCCTGGCACAGGATATGGGACAAGATATTTCCAAAATG GATTGCCAGACCTCGTGCCAGACCCATATGCCATTCAAGCGGGTGCTTATATTCAGCGCATCCAAATGTATGCACTTCGATGTGCTGCAGAGGAGAACTGTCTAGCAAG GTCAGCCTACGGACCTGCTGTCAGAGATATTGACTTCAGAGTTCTCCTGCGGTTCCCACAGAAAGTGAAGAATCAAGGCACCGCTGACTTCCTCCCCGTCAAGCCAAGATACCAATGGGATTGGCATAGCTGTCACCA ACACTACCATAGCATGGATGCCTTTAGTAACTATGATCTGCTGGATGTCATCACTGGACAGAAGGTGGCCGAGGGACACAAGGCTAGTTTTTGCTTGGAGGACACAGGATGTGACCCTGGATTCAGGCGGCGCTACGCCTGTACATCACatacacag GGATTGAGCCCAGGATGCAATGATGTCTACGCTGCCAACATTGACTGCCAGTGGATTGACATCACTGATGTACGTCCAGGAAACTATATTTTGAAG gttactGTCAATCCTAATTTTCATGTCCTTGAATCAGACTTTACTAATAACATAGTGAGGTGTGATGTGACATACACAGGCATCTACATCCAGACACACCACTGTCGTATATCAAG aggtTGA
- the LOC137612154 gene encoding nicotinamide riboside kinase 2-like isoform X1 gives MKFIIGIGGVTNGGKTTLTSRLLKTLPNCCVVHQDDFFKRPNEIEVGEDGFRQWDVITALDMEAMLNTVKGWQENPVKFARSHGVSLSSESEETDSEDKGTHILIVEGFLIYNYKPLIDIYDKCFYISIPYEECKQRRSTRTYTVPDPPGLFDGHVWPMYLKHRKEMECNCDRIEYLDGTTPRDDIYNKAFESIQNSLLNNS, from the exons ATGAAGTTCATCATTGGCATTGGAGG AGTGACCAACGGTGGGAAGACCACTTTGACAAGCAGACTGCTGAAGACATTACCCAACTGCTGCGTGGTGCATCAGGATGATTTTTTCAAG AGACCCAATGAAATAGAAGTCGGGGAAGACGGCTTTAGACAGTGGGATG TGATCACCGCCCTGGACATGGAGGCTATGCTCAACACTGTAAAAGGCTGGCAGGAGAACCCGGTGAAGTTTGCACGTTCACACGGAGTAAGCCTGTCTTCGGAAAGTGAGGAAACTGACTCAGAGGATAAGGGGACCCACATTCTCATCGTAGAGGGCTTCCTCATCTACAACTACAA GCCTCTTATTGATATCTACGACAAATGTTTCTACATTTCCATTCCTTATGAGGAGTGCAAACAGAGGAGAAG TACAAGGACATACACAGTCCCTGACCCCCCCGGCCTGTTCGATGGTCACGTCTGGCCCATGTATTTGAAACACAGGAAAGAGATGGAGTGCAACTGTGACAGAATAG AATACCTTGATGGAACAACACCTAGAGATGATATCTACAACAAAGCATTTGAGAGCATCCAGAACTCCCTGCTCAACAATTCATAg
- the LOC137612154 gene encoding nicotinamide riboside kinase 2-like isoform X2, whose amino-acid sequence MEAMLNTVKGWQENPVKFARSHGVSLSSESEETDSEDKGTHILIVEGFLIYNYKPLIDIYDKCFYISIPYEECKQRRSTRTYTVPDPPGLFDGHVWPMYLKHRKEMECNCDRIEYLDGTTPRDDIYNKAFESIQNSLLNNS is encoded by the exons ATGGAGGCTATGCTCAACACTGTAAAAGGCTGGCAGGAGAACCCGGTGAAGTTTGCACGTTCACACGGAGTAAGCCTGTCTTCGGAAAGTGAGGAAACTGACTCAGAGGATAAGGGGACCCACATTCTCATCGTAGAGGGCTTCCTCATCTACAACTACAA GCCTCTTATTGATATCTACGACAAATGTTTCTACATTTCCATTCCTTATGAGGAGTGCAAACAGAGGAGAAG TACAAGGACATACACAGTCCCTGACCCCCCCGGCCTGTTCGATGGTCACGTCTGGCCCATGTATTTGAAACACAGGAAAGAGATGGAGTGCAACTGTGACAGAATAG AATACCTTGATGGAACAACACCTAGAGATGATATCTACAACAAAGCATTTGAGAGCATCCAGAACTCCCTGCTCAACAATTCATAg
- the LOC137612838 gene encoding retinal homeobox protein Rx2-like, with the protein MHLSMDNIGIVENSCLDSYDMTKGGGSSGGGRVHSIDAILGFTKDQDPLLHSVGDGDTQKAKNTDNPQHSEKQAQSDPYSHLPELGDSSQKSPYHEADLFSNDKCEEEMSILPRDLAVAEGCPETIKEEEHAKKKHRRNRTTFTTYQLHELERAFEKSHYPDVYSREELAMKVNLPEVRVQVWFQNRRAKWRRQEKMDISTMKLHDSAMLSFNRPPMPPSVGPMANPMPLDPWLTSPISSSATPMQTIPGFMGSAQGLQPAYPSHSFLSTPPSMVQGMQSIGPPPYQCPGGFNDKYPMDDDRSSSIAALRMKAKEHIQSMDKTWQHM; encoded by the exons ATGCATTTGTCAATGGATAATATCGGAATAGTGGAGAATAGTTGCCTCGACAGCTATGATATGACAAAAGGAGGGGGGTCAAGTGGAGGAGGCAGGGTCCACAGTATCGACGCTATACTTGGATTTACTAAAGATCAAGACCCCTTACTCCATTCTGTAGGAGATGGTGACACCCAAAAAGCCAAAAACACTGACAACCCACAGCATTCTGAGAAGCAAGCTCAGTCAGATCCCTATAGCCATCTTCCAGAACTTGGGGACAGCTCCCAAAAATCTCCCTACCATG AAGCTGATCTTTTTTCTAATGACAAGTGTGAGGAAGAAATGAGCATTCTACCAAGGGACCTGGCTGTTGCCGAGGGATGTCCAGAAACCATTAAAGAGGAAGAGCATgctaaaaagaaacacagaagaaacCGAACAACTTTCACAACATATCAGCTTCATGAGCTGGAGAGAGCCTTTGAAAAGTCTCACTACCCAGACGTCTACAGCCGGGAGGAACTAGCTATGAAGGTTAACTTGCCTGAGGTTCGTGTTCAG GTGTGGTTTCAGAACCGGAGGGCCAAGTGGAGACGTCAAGAAAAGATGGACATTAGCACCATGAAGCTCCACGATTCTGCCATGTTATCCTTCAATCGCCCCCCAATGCCTCCAAGTGTGGGGCCAATGGCAAACCCAATGCCCCTAGATCCCTGGCTTACCTCACCCATTTCCAGCAGTGCCACACCCATGCAGACCATTCCCGGGTTCATGGGATCAGCTCAGGGACTGCAACCAGCCTATCCAAGCCACAGCTTCCTCAGCACCCCACCTAGCATGGTCCAAGGTATGCAGTCGATTGGTCCTCCTCCCTACCAATGCCCCGGCGGCTTTAATGATAAATACCCCATGGACGATGACAGGAGTTCCAGCATCGCAGCACTCAGGATGAAAGCCAAAGAGCACATTCAGTCAATGGATAAAACTTGGCAGCACATGTGA